In one Rhopalosiphum padi isolate XX-2018 chromosome 3, ASM2088224v1, whole genome shotgun sequence genomic region, the following are encoded:
- the LOC132926613 gene encoding ATP-dependent RNA helicase vasa-like isoform X1, with protein MAENWDTIPGINQEYGQLDQNATDGLTDENDWNNLAQNFNRKYKACTNYTDWDPINNNGHTDDDKLIEEFVENKTTIIESSDDTNAGRDDSNQTTSDVVEHQVDTANYYETNEQINTKCIDSNSLNDSWGNPISSDQYNNDTGNFSKFNGSTKKNNCNEYRPGNSWSNDIETNNYQKYEKNGYHENVRSHQQSTRFPKKSNNDKSNGKFEKPIKQKSTYIPPEFEENDDLTLEAGLNFEKYDKIEVTVSGMEVPKNITSFQDSGLRQVLINNLTKCHYTIPTPIQKYALPIIMNGKDMIASAQTGSGKTAAFVLPILNNLISEPAELIVDYNHCEPQALILSPTRELAIQICEVTKRLSRNTSIKCELLYGGTATYHQKERILRGGVHIIVATPGRLIDFVNRGLITFSSLRFFVLDEADRMLDMGFSLDIEHILNDKTMVSSAERSTVMFSATLPMDVQHIAKSYLKPDYISVAVGVVGGACKDVTQTFIEVNKFSKKNALVAMLNETNDCQGTIVFVEQKRQADFIAAFLSELNYPTTSIHGDREQPEREKALRDFKTKKMKVLVATAVAARGLDIMGVTTVVNFDLPKTIEEYVHRIGRTGRLGNSGRAVSFFDPANDHAMAPYLINTLKLADQKVPEFLSQHGGEVQKPLSQFNDIRSNVPVTSEYVQEEEEW; from the exons ATGGCAGAAAATTGGGATACTATACCAGGAATAAATCAAGAATATGGACAGTTAGACCAAAATGCAACTGATGGTCTAACAGATGAAAATGATTGGAATAATTTAGCCCAAAATTTCAATCGTAAGTATAAAGCATGCACAAATTATACAGATTGGGATCCTATAAATAACAATGGTCATACTGATGATGATAAACTAATTGAagaatttgttgaaaataaaactacaattaTTGAATCTTCTGATGATACAAATGCTGGTCGTGACGACTCGAATCAAACAACATCTGATGTTGTTGAACATCAAGTTGATACTgctaattattatgaaactaaTGAACAAATCAATACTAAATGTATTGATTCAAATTCCTTAAATGATTCTTGGGGAAATCCAATTTCTAgtgatcaatataataatgacactggaaatttttcaaaattcaatgGTAGTACCAAGAAAAACAATTGTAATGAATACCGTCCTGGGAATTCTTGGAGTAATGATATTGAAACAAATAActatcaaaaatatgaaaaaaacggTTACCATGAAAATGTTCGCAGCCACCAGCAAAGCACACGGTTTCccaaaaaatctaataatgatAAAAGCAATGGTAAATTTGAAAAGCCCATCAAACAAAAATCAACTTATATTCCTCCAGAATTTGAAGAAAATGATGACCTAACACTAGAAGCAggattaaattttgaaaaatacgataaaattgaagttacaGTGAGTGGAATGGAAGTACCCAAAAACATAACATCATTTCAAGATTCTGGTCTGCGTCaagtattaataaacaatttaaccaAATGTCATTATACTATTCCAACTCCAATACAGAAGTATGCTCTACCAATAATTATGAATGGAAAAGATATGATAGCTAGTGCTCAAACTGGTTCTGGAAAAACT gCAGCTTTTGTTTTaccaattttaaacaatttaatcagTGAACCAGCTGAATTAATTGTTGATTACAATCATTGCGAGCCACAAGCTTTAATCCTGTCACCCACTAGAGAACTTGCTATACAAATATGTGAAGTTACAAAGAGATTGAGCAGAAACACTTCAATAAAATGTGAACTACTTTATGGCGGAACAGCCACTTATCACCAAAAAGAAAGAATTTTG AGAGGTGGTGTTCATATCATTGTAGCTACTCCAGGGCGTTTAATTGATTTTGTGAATCGAGGTTTAATTACTTTTTCATCTTTGCGATTCTTTGTACTTGATGAAGCCGACCGGATGTTAGACATGGGTTTTTCACTTGATATTGaacatatattaaatgataaaactatGGTGTCATcg gcAGAGAGATCAACAGTTATGTTTTCAGCAACCTTGCCCATGGACGTTCAACATATAGCAAAGTCTTATTTAAAACCAGATTATATATCAGTAGCTGTTGGAGTGGTTGGAGGTGCCTGTAAAGATGTTACACAAACATTTATAGAAGTGAATAAGTTTagcaaaaaaaatgcattagttGCTATGCTAAATGAAACAA ATGATTGTCAGGGAACAATTGTATTTGTTGAGCAAAAAAGACAAGCCGATTTCATAGCAGCCTTTCTAAGTGAACTAAATTATCCGACTACAAGTATACATGGAGATCGTGAACAGCCAGAAAGAGAAAAAGCTTTGAGagattttaaaaccaaaaaaatgaaGGTCTTAGTAGCCACTGCTGTGGCTGCTAGAGGACTag ATATAATGGGTGTTACAACGGTAGTGAATTTTGATTTACCAAAAACGATTGAAGAGTATGTGCATAGAATTGGACGTACTGGTAGATTGGGAAATTCAGGCCGTGCTGTTTCATTTTTCGATCCAGCAAACGATCATGCCATGGCTCCGTATTTAATCAATACTCTTAAACtc GCCGATCAAAAAGTTCCAGAATTTTTATCTCAGCATGGTGGCGAAGTTCAGAAACCTTTAAGTCAGTTCAATGACATAAGATCG AATGTTCCAGTAACGTCCGAGTATGTCCAAGAAGAGGAAGAATGGTAA
- the LOC132926613 gene encoding ATP-dependent RNA helicase vasa-like isoform X2: protein MAENWDTIPGINQEYGQLDQNATDGLTDENDWNNLAQNFNRKYKACTNYTDWDPINNNGHTDDDKLIEEFVENKTTIIESSDDTNAGRDDSNQTTSDVVEHQVDTANYYETNEQINTKCIDSNSLNDSWGNPISSDQYNNDTGNFSKFNGSTKKNNCNEYRPGNSWSNDIETNNYQKYEKNGYHENVRSHQQSTRFPKKSNNDKSNGKFEKPIKQKSTYIPPEFEENDDLTLEAGLNFEKYDKIEVTVSGMEVPKNITSFQDSGLRQVLINNLTKCHYTIPTPIQKYALPIIMNGKDMIASAQTGSGKTAAFVLPILNNLISEPAELIVDYNHCEPQALILSPTRELAIQICEVTKRLSRNTSIKCELLYGGTATYHQKERILRGGVHIIVATPGRLIDFVNRGLITFSSLRFFVLDEADRMLDMGFSLDIEHILNDKTMVSSAERSTVMFSATLPMDVQHIAKSYLKPDYISVAVGVVGGACKDVTQTFIEVNKFSKKNALVAMLNETNDCQGTIVFVEQKRQADFIAAFLSELNYPTTSIHGDREQPEREKALRDFKTKKMKVLVATAVAARGLDIMGVTTVVNFDLPKTIEEYVHRIGRTGRLGNSGRAVSFFDPANDHAMAPYLINTLKLADQKVPEFLSQHGGEVQKPLSQFNDIRSLALHEGIQRMFQ from the exons ATGGCAGAAAATTGGGATACTATACCAGGAATAAATCAAGAATATGGACAGTTAGACCAAAATGCAACTGATGGTCTAACAGATGAAAATGATTGGAATAATTTAGCCCAAAATTTCAATCGTAAGTATAAAGCATGCACAAATTATACAGATTGGGATCCTATAAATAACAATGGTCATACTGATGATGATAAACTAATTGAagaatttgttgaaaataaaactacaattaTTGAATCTTCTGATGATACAAATGCTGGTCGTGACGACTCGAATCAAACAACATCTGATGTTGTTGAACATCAAGTTGATACTgctaattattatgaaactaaTGAACAAATCAATACTAAATGTATTGATTCAAATTCCTTAAATGATTCTTGGGGAAATCCAATTTCTAgtgatcaatataataatgacactggaaatttttcaaaattcaatgGTAGTACCAAGAAAAACAATTGTAATGAATACCGTCCTGGGAATTCTTGGAGTAATGATATTGAAACAAATAActatcaaaaatatgaaaaaaacggTTACCATGAAAATGTTCGCAGCCACCAGCAAAGCACACGGTTTCccaaaaaatctaataatgatAAAAGCAATGGTAAATTTGAAAAGCCCATCAAACAAAAATCAACTTATATTCCTCCAGAATTTGAAGAAAATGATGACCTAACACTAGAAGCAggattaaattttgaaaaatacgataaaattgaagttacaGTGAGTGGAATGGAAGTACCCAAAAACATAACATCATTTCAAGATTCTGGTCTGCGTCaagtattaataaacaatttaaccaAATGTCATTATACTATTCCAACTCCAATACAGAAGTATGCTCTACCAATAATTATGAATGGAAAAGATATGATAGCTAGTGCTCAAACTGGTTCTGGAAAAACT gCAGCTTTTGTTTTaccaattttaaacaatttaatcagTGAACCAGCTGAATTAATTGTTGATTACAATCATTGCGAGCCACAAGCTTTAATCCTGTCACCCACTAGAGAACTTGCTATACAAATATGTGAAGTTACAAAGAGATTGAGCAGAAACACTTCAATAAAATGTGAACTACTTTATGGCGGAACAGCCACTTATCACCAAAAAGAAAGAATTTTG AGAGGTGGTGTTCATATCATTGTAGCTACTCCAGGGCGTTTAATTGATTTTGTGAATCGAGGTTTAATTACTTTTTCATCTTTGCGATTCTTTGTACTTGATGAAGCCGACCGGATGTTAGACATGGGTTTTTCACTTGATATTGaacatatattaaatgataaaactatGGTGTCATcg gcAGAGAGATCAACAGTTATGTTTTCAGCAACCTTGCCCATGGACGTTCAACATATAGCAAAGTCTTATTTAAAACCAGATTATATATCAGTAGCTGTTGGAGTGGTTGGAGGTGCCTGTAAAGATGTTACACAAACATTTATAGAAGTGAATAAGTTTagcaaaaaaaatgcattagttGCTATGCTAAATGAAACAA ATGATTGTCAGGGAACAATTGTATTTGTTGAGCAAAAAAGACAAGCCGATTTCATAGCAGCCTTTCTAAGTGAACTAAATTATCCGACTACAAGTATACATGGAGATCGTGAACAGCCAGAAAGAGAAAAAGCTTTGAGagattttaaaaccaaaaaaatgaaGGTCTTAGTAGCCACTGCTGTGGCTGCTAGAGGACTag ATATAATGGGTGTTACAACGGTAGTGAATTTTGATTTACCAAAAACGATTGAAGAGTATGTGCATAGAATTGGACGTACTGGTAGATTGGGAAATTCAGGCCGTGCTGTTTCATTTTTCGATCCAGCAAACGATCATGCCATGGCTCCGTATTTAATCAATACTCTTAAACtc GCCGATCAAAAAGTTCCAGAATTTTTATCTCAGCATGGTGGCGAAGTTCAGAAACCTTTAAGTCAGTTCAATGACATAAGATCG CTTGCCCTTCATGAGGGAATACAGAG AATGTTCCAGTAA
- the LOC132924316 gene encoding uncharacterized protein LOC132924316, with protein MSDILSIICAAEAAGELDGSTPQTPTTSRKYWVHPLNQKRDEEDLFGNFYNSIRKYPKKFFEYYRMSIASFDELLETMRPHLTKQHTNMRNPICVEQRLTITIR; from the coding sequence atgagtgatattttaagtattatttgtgCCGCCGAAGCAGCCGGTGAACTAGACGGTTCTACTCCACAAACTCCTACAACATCAAGGAAATATTGGGTACATCCACTTAACCAAAAAAGAGATGAAGAGGATTTGTTTGGAAACTTTTATAATTCAATTCGGAAATATCCCAagaaattttttgaatattaccgAATGTCGATAGCTTCTTTTGATGAGTTATTGGAAACTATGCGTCCTCACTTAACAAAACAGCATACTAACATGAGGAATCCTATATGCGTTGAGCAAAGACTTACAATTACTATAaggtaa
- the LOC132927270 gene encoding tubulin beta chain-like: protein MREICHLQAGQCGNQIGAKFWEVISDEHGIDPTGSYHGDSDLQLERINVYYTEALGGKYVPRAVLVDLEPGTMDSVRSGPFGQLFRPDNFVFGQSGAGNNWAKGHYTEGAELVDSVLDVVRKEAESCDCLQGFQLTHSLGGGTGSGMGTLLISKIREEYPDRIMTTYSIVPSPKVSDTVVEPYNSTLSVHQLVENTDETFCIDNEALYDICFRTLKLTTPTYGDLNHLVSAAMCGVTTCFRFPGQLNSDLRKLAVNMVPFPRLHFFITGFSPLTSRGSQQYRALTVPELVQQMFDAKNMMAACDPRHGRYLTAASIFRGRMSMKEVDEQMLNVQTKNSSYFVEWIPNNTKTAVCDIPPRGLKMSATFIGNTTAIQEMFKRVSEQFTSMFRRKAFLHWYTGEGMDEMEFTEAESNMNDLVSEYQQYQEATVDEDGEGDEDEDADA, encoded by the exons ATGCGTGAAATTTGTCATTTACAAGCCGGTCAATGCGGAAACCAAATCGGTGCAAAA TTCTGGGAAGTCATATCCGATGAGCACGGTATCGACCCAACCGGGTCATATCACGGCGATTCTGATTTACAATTAGAACGTATCAACGTCTATTACACTGAAGCGCTTg gtggTAAATATGTTCCTCGAGCAGTTCTTGTGGATTTGGAACCCGGCACCATGGACTCCGTGAGGTCGGGCCCATTTGGTCAATTATTTCGGCCTGATAACTTTGTTTTCGGACAATCCGGTGCAGGCAATAATTGGGCCAAAGGACATTATACAGAAGGCGCTGAGCTAGTGGATTCAGTGCTCGATGTAGTAAG GAAAGAAGCTGAGAGTTGCGACTGCCTACAAGGATTCCAACTGACCCATTCATTGGGCGGCGGAACTGGTTCCGGGATGGGTACACTTTTAATATCGAAAATTCGTGAAGAATACCCAGATCGCATCATGACCACATACAGTATCGTTCCTTCACCAAAG GTATCCGACACGGTCGTCGAACCGTACAATTCTACGCTGTCGGTGCACCAGCTAGTGGAGAACACGGACGAGACTTTTTGCATCGACAACGAGGCGCTGTACGACATATGCTTCCGGACGCTAAAGCTTACGACGCCCACGTACGGAGACCTCAATCACCTGGTGTCGGCGGCCATGTGCGGCGTGACCACGTGCTTCCGGTTCCCCGGGCAGCTCAACTCTGACCTCCGGAAGCTGGCCGTCAACATGGTTCCGTTCCCGCGGCTGCACTTCTTCATCACCGGCTTCTCGCCGCTGACTTCCCGCGGCAGCCAACAGTACCGCGCGCTCACCGTGCCCGAACTCGTCCAGCAGATGTTCGACGCGAAGAACATGATGGCCGCGTGCGACCCCCGTCACGGCCGGTACCTGACCGCGGCCAGTATATTCCGCGGCCGGATGTCCATGAAGGAGGTGGACGAGCAGATGCTCAACGTGCAGACGAAGAACTCCAGCTACTTCGTCGAGTGGATACCGAACAACACCAAGACGGCCGTGTGCGACATACCGCCCAGGGGGCTCAAGATGTCGGCCACGTTTATTGGCAACACGACCGCCATCCAGGAGATGTTCAAGCGCGTGTCCGAACAGTTCACGTCTATGTTCCGGCGCAAGGCGTTCTTGCACTGGTACACCGGCGAGGGCATGGACGAGATGGAGTTCACCGAGGCCGAGTCCAACATGAACGACCTGGTGTCCGAGTACCAACAGTACCAGGAGGCGACCGTCGACGAAGACGGCGAGGGTGACGAGGACGAAGACGCCGACGCGTAG